The nucleotide sequence ttaaaaaaacaatcaatGTACTGTTAATTATAGATAATAATTATAGATATGTGGGACTTATTTAGTGTGAGATTATTGCTCTGTAGCAATACAGCTTCACTGGCTCTCATCACTGCAATACGAAATACTTCATcagcaatttaatgtaatttaaacattCAACAGATTAAAATTTCATTCTTCTGTTTTACACAGATCTGTCTAAGCGAGCATGTCTAGGACACCATCCCCATCTGTCTCCAAGAATGATTTCTGTGCAACCTCACCATAGCAACCAGAATGGAGCGCTGAATTGGACTGTTTTGTAAACCTGCTGTTTAGCTGCAAGTAAAACCCATAATAAACAGTTGGGAACAgtggaaatatataaaaactcCCTTCTCTGTTCTCACTCTCAGTAAGAATCAGAGATAAATCAGCCAgcatgaacaaaaacacacactcctaaatataaaaatgactacaGTTTATTGTACTCCATGCTTTTGTATATGTGTGTCAGACTGTGTTTTATTCACATGCTTACACTCATGtccactgtgtgtatgtgtgtatgtttgtacacTTACGCCCACTCTGTGCGTGTGAGATCTTTCCCACTGCGATTTGAATGTGGGTGTTAAGTGAAGAGTAGGTTGTATATGATTGGCATCGTTTTCTCTTAACTGCACTTCAAATGAAGAAGCTTCAGGTGTTTCTAGCAAAACTCAAGCAGAATCTCTAATAAAACATCTTTGTCATGATCTGGAAACAATATGCGAACGAAAATGCAGgaatatgtacagtacatgtatTTCACCAGCCACAAAATGATCTGAGGGTGTTCTGTGGAGCACATATTCAGACCCCAACCACCTTAAGAGACCTACATCGGTTTTTAATTGAggaacaaaagcaaacattttgacagcactactttacTTCAAAAAGCATACCAAATGCCATTGAGATCTCTGGTGGCCTCCATCCCTGTTCTCCACAGTCTACTGCAGGGCACAGCACACCTGATTCAGCTCTTCAGTCTTAGCCAGACTGTTTCTGACAGGACTGAGACAGGTGTGTTGAGCTGCACTGGAATAAAGTCTTCCATGAAATGCCGAACCTCGTCCACAGAGAGTGTGATGAGGGAAGTGTGGGGTGTCCGCAGTGGAAAGCTTTTCGAGCGGGAGCTGTTTTTATGGAACTTCTGATTTCTCTCTCTGGGCATTTCGTCGAATCTTCATTTCCGTGAGTTGGATGTAGCGGATGACATTTGTGTCTGTTCCACATGCATGGACAAAGAGGAAACAGCTGATTTAACTGAGAAAGTGTGTGGAGGAAGTGTAGTGAAATATAAATCATTTCAGTTagtgatgatttattattaacttGTCAGCAAATACATTATGGAACCAGGGCCACTGGAAAATGTTGTGTTTGGTGTTGCACTCTAATGGCTTTTGGTTTAGTAGTGAGATTTAACGATTTGAGACAGACTTCCAGAGGTCCATGAACCCCAGTTTGAGAAACGCTGATGTATGTGTGAGAGTTTGATTTGACTGACCTGTGGGCTGCTGTTTGTGTGACTCTTTTAGGTAGTGCAGGGCTTTGTTGAAGTCTCCCAGATGATAATATGCCACACCGGAGCGATACAGGGCTTTAAAATTCTCACCCTCCTTTCTCAAAACCTTCAGACAGTACTCCTTCACTCGTTCATAATTCACTAGCTCCATCTGCAACAGACATGCTACATacaaacacagacaaaacaaATTACACCAATGCAAATTTGAGGATATGAGTTtgtaatatcatgtttttttttgttttgtttttacatgacTAAATCAcgtttttacagtttaataatgAAATGTAGGTATAGGTCCTGTAATACAGACAAACCATGACATCATTCTGCATGCAGAATTTAAGACATTCTCTCACAGATCACTTTCTTTCAAGGCATTTTCAAGATCGGGTGGACAAATCTAGCAGTTTGCCACTGGAACCCAGTGCTTATTTTAAAATTTTGGTCTGCATTCAGTCTTAACAGGTGGGATACATAGAAAACAGACCTAAGTGCATTGAAAATCCTCGGGTCAAAGTGGTAAACATGATGTGTGTTCCCACCTGCAAGGCTGTTGTAGCACTCCAGCTCCGCGTTCTCCACCGCGCCCTTCTGCTCGTCCGTCAGGCTGGACTTGCTGATGCTGGTCAGGACGGCAGACGGGGACTTACTGGTGTCCGGATCCCCCAGCACGCGACACAGACCCTTCATTTCCAGCAGCGCGCGGTGGTACTTGCCGATGGCCTCGCGGTATTTTTTATCCTTGTAGCACTGCGTGCCTTGCGTCTTGAAGTCCAGTGCTCGTTTCACCAGGTCCGCGGGTTCATTTTGGGGTTTCACCATCGAACCGCTCTGATGGGGTGCGTGCTGCTGGTAGCGCGCGTCTCCGCGGCTCCGGCCACCGGGAAGCTGCACGACGGTGGAGTTCGCGCTGCCGCTAATGACGCTCATCGCGCCGTTTCCCTTACGAATCATTCCTTCAAATCTGCCCTGCTCCACACTCATCCCACCGATTTGATAATTCTCTAAAACTCACGTTTCCGAGATCCGTTCGTTGCCTCTTTGCGCGTTTACATGCCCGCGTGACGACCACGTCTACACGGTCCTGTTTTAAAGATGGATTCCCGGCTGATTCAAACACACAATTCTgtgatttttttcctctttttcgcCTCCTCTGTCTTTTTTCTTGTCTGGAGGAACGGATAGAGATCGGTACGTCCTGTTCTCACCAAATGATTCAGAAGGGAGTGAGCGTGCGCATGAAGCCACAGCACGCGCTGCCCTCAAGAAATGCGGTCATCACGGATGGTGCGCGCTAACTGGTCTGTCAGCCCCCCTGCGCGAGGTCCCGTTTTCATTGAAATCCAGCTGAGCGCAACTCAGCCGTTAACAAACGCGTATTCACTTGCTCAAACGATTTAGTGTGCTGTGATTTCTGTCGCCAAAACACAAAACAGCTGCTGCTGGACactgaaaacagctgtttaaacACAGTTTATCCCTATTTCTTTTGATCTTCCCTTGATTCAGAAGAGCTGGTCTTCTCTCTTTCATTATGCTAGCAATAGAGTTATTGTtacccacatttatttatttaataagtcATTTTGAACATCTGCTTCATGGAATAAACGTCATGTTTGtcccacaggtgtgtgtgtgtgtgtgtgtgtgtgtctgggtgtgTGTGTTATAAGAGGTTGTGTCTGGGTGTGTCGTGATTGCGGTAAATCGTGCTGGGAGGGGAGCTCTGCCTTGCTCAGTCTGTTattttcttcacttacaaacacatttgcatgtcATGCACATATTATAGTTCGATCGGACTGAGAAAAAACCAAGGGCATTAGTGTCTTTCTTTATTATCCAGTACTTTTCCTCTACTGTctaagtttttcatttttttttcttctgttttatcACAACTGATTGAAAGTTTGCTCTAATGTCAGATGCTTAACTCATACAATTTTAATGTGACTGCAGGGTGGTAGctgatattatttaaatatatttttatttatatcctATTCTACAGTATATTTCCTGAtcaatatgttttaataaaatgctgTCTTTCTTAGTGTATATGTGTACATTATAAAGGAAAATGTTATAATTGCTTCTATGATTAGAGCACAGAGCACAGCTTGCTCCGCCTGTCTTTATGGCAAAGCATGCTGAGTTTGTACACAGTAGTCAGGACTTtacttatttttgtttgttcacaGTCACATAATTGAAAATTCTGTTTAGGAACAGATAgaattttctttctatttttaatttttttttattttaatttaaactagaAAATGTTAAAGTCAGTGATTTTCTGGGCTTTTATGAGTTTAATCCTATTTTTGCTCTGTAGGAATTATGTGGTGTTTTCTACTGCGCCACACTCATATAGGATATTCTTACAGAATTGTGCCTGCAGGGAGTTTTTTGGGAATTTGTCCCATCTGATGAATTCTTCTGTAGTGATGATGTtccaatgcatttttaattatgtcCAAATGCAATTCAAAAAATTGCTTTCATGGTCATGTTGACTATGCCTTTTTaagaatatataattatttttgtcttaactgcactcttttaaaataatattgttgtgtgtgtgtgtgaatgaacacATGTAACATAGCAAGACCTTACTGATGTAGTATTAATATATGATCTTATTCATGGGGGCTACGTTAAGACTGTGTCATAAGAATTAGCCGACTAGCTGTTAACTAAGGGGTAATCATTCTTATTTTGCAGATTCAACTTAGACTAATCTATGATTTTAACTGAATTAAAGACTTGCAATTAAAGGACTGAAtttataaaatgtcatatttacacacacaatgCAGACATGATAGcctaataaaacatattaaataggCAATACTTTAAGCAAACTAGGTTACAGGAGCAAATCAAATAAGTGttgattaaaacattaagaaataaaaaaagatagaaaaactattttgttttgtatattcaAAAGAGAGTGAGAAAAGTAGACTATCAGcaaatcttttttaattaaaaaagaaccaCACAAAATGATATGGATGCCCCTCAGTATGAGAATTTTTCAATCCTGAATGTTAATTGTAAAACAAaatagaatgtgttttttttattcataatttggattggttttgttttgttattgtagGCTGCTATATGTAGTAAATGAAAGTAAAGCGTCATAGAGTGTCGACGATTATTGCGTCATCAGCCTGCGTCTGAATGCGAAGATGGCGTCGGTGGATTTAAGAGGTACTTATACTTCgcgaattattttacaaatagttTTATCTTTATTTCTGTTAATTTCCTTTCTTCGTcatattaaaatgctgtaaaataaatgtaaaacatcttaTCAGAATGTTTGCTTTATCAGGATAAGGCAATCCCATTACTGCTCTTGCATTGTCACTATAGTTTGTTGTAGAAGTAGGCGAGCAGAATTATCTGCAtttatacaatgtttttattttattttttcattccttGCCCCATTTGAATatggttttgtgttttgtgtcgGTCAGACAATTTGCTGGGCATCTCGTGGGTGGACAGTGGCTGGGTGCCCATCCTGAACCCCAGCAACGTGTTGGATTATTTCTCCGAAAGGAGCAACCCCTTCTATGATCGAACCTGCAACAACGAGGTGGTGAAAATGCAGAGATTAACCCTGGATCACCTCAAGTAAGCACTGCACTATGCCATTAAAACTGTTATGCATGAATCAGATGTATACTCTTAGTCATGTCGGTTATATTTTTGAAATAGATGTATAAAGCATGCACGTGTGTTTATTTTACTCTCactactgatttatttatttttcgatAAAACAGGCAGAGCTGTGTTGTTTGTGTCTaattgtgttttctgtgtgtatAGTCAGATGGTGGGTGTGGAATATATTTTACTTCACGCACAGGAGCCGATTCTGTACATCATCAGAAAACAGCAGAGACAGTCACCAACACAAGGTGAGTTTCTGCTGCCTGTGTTGATGTATTTgcttttaatattgtaaaataaggATATTTTTTGTTTGGGGTCTGCATTGTATTTTCAGATTATGCTTTTTTGTATTAGGTGTAATGTTGACTGTCAGTCCAGGTCAAGTAGAGTTTGACATGATACTTAAAACAAAGGACATTGTCTGATACAGTTTCAACGGGATAGCTTGATTGTTAGGcatattaataaaagtaatactaataaatgtttaatgtggAATGAGACACTAGCACTAAAGAACACTGAAAAGGTTCAGTCTCTTAATTTTGCTCTCAAAGTGCacgagaataaaaaaaagaacaataatgcaatttcaaaacattttaaacatagaaTGATGTTTTAGCATATTTGCAAGCTTTCTACATGTGGTTTGCTGACTATGACTATGAATTTGAAGATTTAATAGATCAAATGCTTTCATCACTAATACATCAAGTTTTTTCGCTTATACATTAAATCTTTGAGAGACTGAATTGCAAGAGAATTTTAGGTGAATTCTTGCATTTTAGTATTACCTactactattattgttattgcaatacaatttttttaattctgaaagaCCAGGAATGTTCTTTATCACAATAAATGGAATCCTTTTTGTTGCCTTTACATTAAATATGCTTCCGTTACATTTCTTTGcagaataaaaacatgtatgtgtttCCCTTGCTGTACTTTTCCTGCAGTTATCCCTCTTGCTGACTACTATATCATAGCTGGAGTGGTGTATCAAGCTCCTGACCTGGGATCAGTCATCAGTTCCAGATTGGTGCGTTATAACCCTAGAACAATCTCTCTAACTTCTACCTCTATCAgtatgatatttaatattttgtttgttttgttgtgtccTAGCTCTCAGCGGTTCATGGGATTCAGTCTGCGTTTGATGAGTCGATGTCCTTCTGCAGGTACCACCCATCCAAAGGGTACTGGTGGCACTTTAAAGACCAGGAGGAGAGaggtgagaacacacacacacagcagcaggaAGCATCATTCACCAAGTACAACTGTAcctatcttaaattgtgttttgtttttggtatTTATAGAAAGGGTAAAGCCTAAATCTAAGCGGAAAGAGGAGCCGAGTTCTTTGTTCCAAAGGCAGAGAGTTGACACGCTGCTACTGGACCTGCGCAATAAATTTCCCCCAACTTTCTATCAGGTATTACTAATATGCACATGAAACATTTCTAACTGGTTTATGAATCTTGTTCTAATTAGAGCAACATTTAAATTCTCATTTTATGTCTGTTTCAGCCCAAACCAGGAGAGAAGCCTGTCCCAGGTACCCAAATACTTGACTCCGTCTCATTGCATGCTATAGCTGAAAATTTGTAAATGATTAAACTCATCTGTATATaggcatttaaaaaatacttgaatGTAATTACATGTGTAATTCGTATATTTGAAAAAGCAGcataatatacaggtgcatctcaataaatgataatgttgtggaaaagttcatttatttcagtaattcaactcaaattgtgaaacttgtatattaaatgaattcaattcacacagactgaagtagtttaagtctttggttcttttaattgtgatgattttggctcacatttaacaaaaacccaccatctcagcaaattagaatatgccaatcaactaatcaacttccataccacctcagcagtgccacaaactgatcacctccatgccacgccgaattgaggcagtaattaaagctaaAGGAGCCCCTAacaagtactgagtacatgtaaagtaaatgaacatactttccagaaggccaacaattcactaaaatagttttttacatTGGTCTTTGTAAAATAcatgaagtattttaatttgttgagatagtgaattggtgggtttttgttaaatgtgagccaaaatgaacacaattaaaagaaccaaatacttcatgaatgaaaagaaagaaactacttcagtctgtgtgcaatgaatttattaaatacacaagtttcacaatttgagttgaattactaaaataaactaacttctccacgacattctaatttatagaGATGAGCCTGGTATTACTGTTTATATGTGGTTTGATTGAAGACTTGACAAGCCGTTAAAAAATTTAGCAGAATAAATAATTTCATCTCTAATACAGAAGACAAGAAAGTTAAAGCTTTGTTGGCAATAGAAGTATCCTTCGCTCAGTGCTGATGAGAAgggtttatgtatatatatatatatataaatatatatatatatatatatatatatatatatatattaaaaaaactctTATTCTATATCCATAGTGGAGGTAAAGAAAGAACCTGAAGTGCCAGTTGAGATCGTGAAGCCTCCAGAAGAGCGAGAAACAAAGCCCCCGGCCCCTCCCGGCCCTGCTCGGCCAGCCCCACAAACTACACCCAACAAACCTCCACCTGAGAAACGTGCACGCTTACAGTGACACACATACTGGCCAGCCACAAACAACTGTGATGTTGCAGGACTTATGTGGACCGTTCTTTGCACCAGCTAACCAAGGGTGGACTGTTACGGTTATTGTACATAAAGACCTTTTCtttataatttaatactttttgtaATAAGGGAACAGAAATGTGTCTGTATCACGTTATTTTCTATATTTCAGTGTTACTGAGTTGTAATATTATACAATTCTGTcactcaaagtaaaaaaaaaattataattcaatacCTGTAacgggttgttgttgtttttttttctgattaaaatgttcatatatgTCCTTTGTGAgtgattcaataaaaaaaatgtctatttgATTGCGTGTAATGGTTTCCGATAAAGATAAGACAGCGCCCTCTTGTGTTCATATGGGTACGAGCATCTCTTGCTCTGCTTCGTGAATGTGAACTCTCTTTAGTGCACTAAAACATATTCATAGCCAGCAGAAATGTTCTGAAGAGAATTtcgtttttttcttcatataactGTAAAAATTAGCTCAACTCAAATACTGCCAGACCTGACCTAATTTATTGCAACTGGATGCGCACGGTAATCATGCTTACAGTAAACATAACATACATAACGGGATATATTCACTTCTTTTTAAACGTTTCCACGATATTTATTCGTGTACAATCAAATGGACTAAAGGAATCTCGAGAGGGATtggcttatttattaaataatgtatttaagtaaacaggttgcaaaaaaaaaaaataataaaaaaaatcacagtatcGCCCCAGATGTTTTTGTTCGTCGATACTCGCGTTCGTCACGCGGGGGCGCTGCAAAATAACGCATCTCTAGCACTCG is from Carassius auratus strain Wakin chromosome 13, ASM336829v1, whole genome shotgun sequence and encodes:
- the LOC113112492 gene encoding tetratricopeptide repeat protein 9A-like yields the protein MSVEQGRFEGMIRKGNGAMSVISGSANSTVVQLPGGRSRGDARYQQHAPHQSGSMVKPQNEPADLVKRALDFKTQGTQCYKDKKYREAIGKYHRALLEMKGLCRVLGDPDTSKSPSAVLTSISKSSLTDEQKGAVENAELECYNSLAACLLQMELVNYERVKEYCLKVLRKEGENFKALYRSGVAYYHLGDFNKALHYLKESHKQQPTDTNVIRYIQLTEMKIRRNAQREKSEVP
- the LOC113112494 gene encoding mediator of RNA polymerase II transcription subunit 6-like, which gives rise to MASVDLRDNLLGISWVDSGWVPILNPSNVLDYFSERSNPFYDRTCNNEVVKMQRLTLDHLNQMVGVEYILLHAQEPILYIIRKQQRQSPTQVIPLADYYIIAGVVYQAPDLGSVISSRLLSAVHGIQSAFDESMSFCRYHPSKGYWWHFKDQEERERVKPKSKRKEEPSSLFQRQRVDTLLLDLRNKFPPTFYQPKPGEKPVPVEVKKEPEVPVEIVKPPEERETKPPAPPGPARPAPQTTPNKPPPEKRARLQ